A genome region from Musa acuminata AAA Group cultivar baxijiao chromosome BXJ3-5, Cavendish_Baxijiao_AAA, whole genome shotgun sequence includes the following:
- the LOC103986009 gene encoding uncharacterized protein LOC103986009 — protein MTGGLVVVVGGGGGSGGGGVNPTLVRVILAVMALGLAGYIVGPPLYWHLAEAFGRSSPCPPCAACDCSSQPLLSLPQELINVSFTDCAKRDPEVSEEMDKNFTDLLAEELKLREKESTDAQHRADVTLLEAKKLASQYQKEADKCNSGMDTCEEAREKAEAVLLEQKKLTMMWEQRARQRGWKKTHAFQR, from the exons ATGACCGGGggcctcgtcgtcgtcgtcggcggcggcggtggcagtgGCGGAGGTGGAGTGAACCCAACGCTTGTGAGAGTCATCCTGGCGGTGATGGCGCTTGGCCTCGCCGGCTACATCGTTGGACCCCCGCTCTACTGGCACCTCGCCGAAGCCTTCGGCCGTTCCTCTCCCTGCCCCCCTTGCGCCGCCTGCGATTGCTCCTCTCAgcccctcctctccctcccccaAG AGCTGATCAATGTGTCCTTCACAG ATTGTGCAAAACGTGACCCAGAGGTCAGTGAAGAAATGGACAAGAATTTTACTGACCTTCTCGCAGAGGAATtgaagttgagagagaaagagtcaaCTGATGCTCAACATCGTGCTGATGTGACACTGCTCGAGGCAAAGAAGTTGGCATCACAGTATCAAAAGGAAGCCGACAAGTGCAACTCAGGGATGGACACTTGTGAGGAAGCTCGGGAAAAAGCTGAAGCGGTACTGTTAGAACAAAAGAAATTAACTATGATGTGGGAGCAAAGAGCTCGGCAGCGTGGATGGAAAAAAACCCATGCTTTTCAAAGGTGA
- the LOC103986041 gene encoding glyoxylase I 4 has protein sequence MLGAKGGALPLASLNHISLVCRSVERSLDFYQNVLGFLPIRRPGSFDFTGAWLFNYGIGIHLLQSEDPEKMPRKKEINPKDNHISFQCESLSLVEGKLKETGIPYIQRRVEEGGIYVDQLFFHDPDGFMIEICNCDNLPVISLSGEPIMACKRVMSLLPQQQQQKAALQL, from the exons ATGTTGGGTGCTAAAGGTGGCGCGCTGCCGCTGGCTTCCTTGAATCACATCTCCTTGGTCTGCAGATCAGTGGAGAGATCACTTGACTTTTACCAGAATGTGCTCGGCTTCCTCCCCATCAGGAGGCCGGGATCCTTCGATTTTACTGGTGCCTG GTTGTTCAACTACGGAATCGGCATCCACTTATTGCAATCTGAAGACCCCGAGAAGATGCCGAGGAAGAAGGAGATTAACCCCAAGGACAACCACATCTCCTTCCAG TGCGAGAGCTTGAGCTTGGTGGAGGGGAAGCTGAAAGAGACGGGAATCCCTTACATCCAACGTCGAGTGGAGGAAGGTGGGATCTACGTGGACCAGCTATTCTTCCATGACCCGGACGGCTTCATGATCGAGATCTGCAACTGCGACAACCTCCCGGTGATCTCGCTTTCCGGGGAGCCCATCATGGCCTGCAAGAGAGTGATGAGCCTTCTTCCTCAGCAACAGCAGCAGAAGGCGGCGCTCCAGCTGTAG
- the LOC103986006 gene encoding probable 1-deoxy-D-xylulose-5-phosphate synthase 2, chloroplastic yields MEASGSLMAAFSAPFLVAPNPRTSPKRQFRVRACGLGGDGKMMFNKGKNGWTIDFSGEKPPTPLLDTINYPIHMKNLSVQDLEQLAAELRAEIVFTVSKTGGHLSASLGVVELSVALHHVFDTPEDKVIWDVGHQAYTHKILTGRRSRMHTVRQTSGIAGFPRRDESIYDAFGAGHSSTSISAGLGMAVARDMLGKKNHVISVIGDGAMTAGQAYEAMNNSGYLNSNLIVVLNDNRQVSLPTATLDGPATPVGALSKALTRLQASTKFRKLREAAKSITKQIGGPTHEVAAKVDEYARGLISANGSSLFEELGLYYIGPVDGHNLEDLVTIFQDVKSMPAPGPVLIHIVTEKGKGYPPAEAAPDKMHGVVKFDPSTGKQLKPKSPTRSYTQYFAEALIKEAEADNKVVAIHAAMGGGTGLDYFQKRFPERCFDVGIAEQHAVTFAAGLATEGLKPFCAIYSSFLQRGYDQVVHDVDLQKIPVRFALDRAGLVGADGPTHCGAFDITYMACLPNMIVMAPADEAELMHMVATAAAIDDRPSCFRFPRGNGVGVALPPDNKGSPLEIGKGRVLMEGDRAAILGYGSTVNTCLKAADTLRAHAVFATVADARFCKPLDVKLIRSLVKEHDILITVEEGSIGGFGSHVAHFLSLSGLLDGQLKLRSMVLPDRYIDHGSPQDQIEAAGLSSRHVAATVLSLLGRRKEALLLK; encoded by the exons atggAGGCTTCAGGCTCTCTGATGGCCGCTTTCTCCGCTCCGTTCCTCGTAGCTCCGAATCCAAGAACCAGCCCCAAGCGGCAG TTTCGTGTCAGGGCGTGCGGGCTTGGTGGTGATGGGAAGATGATGTTTAACAAAGGCAAGAATGGGTGGACGATTGATTTCTCCGGAGAGAAGCCTCCCACCCCGCTTCTGGACACCATTAATTACCCAATTCACATGAAGAATCTCTCCGTTCAG GACTTGGAGCAGCTCGCAGCAGAGCTAAGAGCAGAGATTGTGTTCACCGTGTCGAAGACTGGTGGGCATTTAAGTGCAAGCCTGGGAGTCGTGGAATTGTCCGTGGCTCTCCATCATGTGTTCGATACTCCCGAGGATAAGGTCATATGGGATGTTGGTCATCAG GCCTACACACATAAGATCTTGACCGGGAGAAGGTCAAGGATGCATACTGTCAGGCAAACCTCTGGGATCGCAGGTTTCCCCAGGAGAGATGAAAGCATCTACGATGCTTTTGGTGCTGGTCACAGCTCCACAAGCATCTCTGCCGGACTCG GCATGGCCGTCGCCCGAGATATGCTAGGGAAGAAGAACCATGTAATCTCTGTCATAGGGGATGGAGCTATGACCGCTGGCCAGGCCTACGAAGCCATGAACAACTCAGGATACTTGAATTCGAACCTTATTGTGGTGTTGAATGACAACAGGCAAGTTTCATTACCAACTGCAACCCTTGATGGACCTGCCACTCCCGTTGGTGCACTGAGCAAAGCCCTCACCAGACTTCAAGCAAGTACCAAGTTCCGTAAGCTCCGGGAAGCAGCCAAG AGCATCACAAAGCAAATTGGTGGTCCAACACATGAGGTTGCTGCGAAGGTGGATGAGTACGCCAGAGGACTGATAAGTGCCAATGGATCATCATTGTTTGAGGAGCTGGGATTATACTACATCGGTCCAGTAGACGGGCACAACTTGGAAGATTTGGTGACCATCTTCCAGGACGTGAAGTCCATGCCTGCTCCAGGACCTGTCCTCATCCACATTGTGACAGAGAAAGGGAAAGGGTATCCCCCCGCCGAGGCTGCTCCAGACAAAATGCACG GAGTCGTGAAGTTTGACCCGAGCACCGGGAAGCAGCTGAAGCCAAAGTCACCCACTCGCTCGTACACCCAGTACTTTGCGGAGGCTCTCATCAAAGAGGCGGAGGCGGACAACAAGGTCGTCGCTATCCACGCAGCCATGGGTGGTGGGACGGGACTGGACTACTTCCAGAAGAGGTTCCCTGAACGATGCTTCGACGTGGGAATTGCAGAGCAGCACGCCGTCACGTTCGCAGCTGGATTGGCCACCGAGGGCCTCAAGCCTTTCTGTGCCATCTACTCATCCTTCCTTCAACGAGGATATGATCAG GTGGTGCATGATGTCGACCTCCAGAAGATACCAGTCCGGTTCGCGCTGGATCGAGCGGGCCTCGTCGGCGCCGATGGACCGACGCACTGCGGAGCATTTGATATCACGTACATGGCTTGTTTGCCCAACATGATCGTGATGGCCCCGGCGGACGAAGCCGAGCTGATGCACATGGTTGCAACTGCGGCAGCCATCGACGACCGGCCCAGCTGCTTCAGATTTCCCAGAGGCAACGGAGTAGGTGTGGCCCTCCCTCCCGACAACAAGGGCTCGCCTCTCGAG ATCGGGAAGGGCAGAGTTCTGATGGAAGGGGACAGGGCCGCCATCCTGGGATACGGTTCCACAGTTAACACATGCCTGAAGGCTGCAGACACGCTGAGAGCCCACGCAGTCTTCGCCACCGTGGCCGACGCTCGGTTCTGCAAACCTCTGGACGTCAAGCTCATAAGGAGCTTAGTGAAGGAGCACGATATCTTAATCACGGTGGAGGAAGGCTCCATCGGAGGATTCGGATCCCATGTTGCTCATTTCCTGAGCTTGAGTGGCCTCCTCGATGGACAACTGAAG TTGAGATCGATGGTTCTGCCGGATCGATACATCGACCATGGATCACCTCAGGATCAGATTGAAGCAGCAGGGCTGTCTTCAAGACATGTTGCTGCGACCGTGCTGTCTCTTCTGGGGAGGCGCAAGGAAGCGTTGCTGCTGAAGTGA
- the LOC135586003 gene encoding actin-depolymerizing factor 2-like, which yields MAFVLSYSNASSGMGVAEDCKETFLELQRKKTYRYVVFSIDEKQNQVVVEKTGAATESYDDFLASLPENDCRYAIYDFDFVTEENCQKSKIFFVAWSPHLYHESEPRCCMHPLRIDSEESWMESTTRFRLLIRQRWTLRFSEIEHINLIDL from the exons ATGGCTTTCGTCTTATCGTAT TCAAATGCATCATCTGGAATGGGTGTTGCTGAGGATTGCAAAGAAACATTCCTAGAACTTCAGAGGAAGAAAACTTATCGGTATGTGGTATTCAGTATCGATGAGAAGCAAAATCAGGTTGTTGTGGAGAAGACTGGTGCTGCCACTGAAAGCTATGATGATTTCTTGGCATCTCTACCTGAAAACGATTGTCGTTATGCCATCTATGATTTCGACTTTGTAACTGAAGAGAATTGTCAGAAAAGCAAAATTTTCTTCGTTGCCTG GTCCCCCCATCTATATCACGAATCCGAGCCAAGATGCTGTATGCATCCTCTAAGGATCGATTCAGAAGAGAGCTGGATGGAGTCCACTACGAGATTCAGGCTACTGATCCGTCAGAGATGGACCTTGAGATTCTCAGAGATCGAGCACATTAATCTCATAGATCTTTGA
- the LOC103986007 gene encoding glucan endo-1,3-beta-glucosidase 13-like, with product MKSKEWIIIYELLMVECYLVVAMGGRLQQKAESTIPTPTFSPPEANRTGIDSTTWCVAHPGASQFDLENALDWACGVGGADCSSVQPGAACYQPDTLLSHASYAFNSYYQHNGNSDVACNFGGTATITSRDPSYGSCKYLSSESASESSSLFQSGFLTKILEILILLCLNTRL from the exons ATGAAGAGTAAGGAGTGGATCATAATTTATGAGCTTCTGATGGTGGAATGCTACTTAG TTGTTGCAATGGGGGGCAGACTCCAGCAGAAGGCTGAATCCACCATCCCCACTCCCACCTTCTCCCCTCCGGAAGCCAACAGAACAGGCATCGACAGCACCACATGGTGCGTGGCCCATCCGGGGGCTTCTCAGTTCGATCTCGAGAACGCACTTGATTGGGCCTGTGGAGTGGGTGGCGCCGACTGCTCCTCCGTGCAGCCGGGCGCCGCTTGTTACCAGCCGGACACTCTCCTCTCCCACGCCTCTTATGCCTTCAACAGCTACTACCAGCACAATGGCAACTCAGATGTTGCATGCAACTTCGGTGGGACTGCAACCATTACAAGCAGAGACCCAA GCTATGGATCCTGCAAGTATCTCAGCTCAGA GTCAGCTTCTGAGTCGTCATCGCTGTTTCAGAGTGGCTTCCTCACGAAGATTTTGGAGATTTTGATCCTTTTGTGTTTGAACACTAGATTATGA
- the LOC135637629 gene encoding glyoxylase I 4-like, whose product MLGAKGGALPLASLNHISLVCRSVERSLDFYQNVLGFLPIRRPGSFDFTGAWLFNYGIGIHLLQSEDPEKMPRKEEINPKDNHISFQCESLSLVEGKLKEMGIPYIQRRVEEGGIYVDQLFFHDPDGFMIEICNCDNLPVISLSGEPIMACKRVMSLLPQQQQQKAALQL is encoded by the exons ATGTTGGGTGCTAAAGGTGGCGCGCTGCCGCTGGCTTCCTTGAATCACATCTCCTTGGTCTGCAGATCAGTGGAGAGATCACTTGACTTTTACCAGAATGTGCTCGGCTTCCTCCCCATCAGGAGGCCGGGATCCTTCGATTTTACTGGTGCCTG GTTGTTCAACTACGGAATCGGCATCCACTTATTGCAATCTGAAGACCCCGAGAAGATGCCGAGGAAGGAGGAGATTAACCCCAAGGACAACCACATCTCCTTCCAG TGCGAGAGCTTGAGCTTGGTGGAGGGGAAGCTGAAAGAGATGGGAATCCCTTACATCCAACGTCGAGTGGAGGAAGGTGGGATCTACGTGGACCAGCTATTCTTCCATGACCCGGACGGCTTCATGATCGAGATCTGCAACTGCGACAACCTCCCGGTGATCTCGCTTTCCGGGGAGCCCATCATGGCCTGCAAGAGAGTGATGAGCCTTCTTCCTCAGCAACAGCAGCAGAAGGCGGCGCTCCAGCTGTAG